The following coding sequences lie in one Pontibacter sp. G13 genomic window:
- a CDS encoding T9SS type A sorting domain-containing protein: MTSSAVSRVFLLLSLFLAHQGLMANGGETCGNATTILALPYTDNGNTSLAFDDYNEACTAPVTGGQDVVYAYTPSINETVNISLCGGLSNFDTKLYVYQNACPAAGSGTTGTQVACNDDECDNFPIYNSPYLSAISNLSLTAGNTYYIVVDGYSNTEFGDYTLTIEAAPGDVGVSAAIGPLVGCNLTANEQVSVTVTNYGTDATNISMYLEVNGQVIANELLPGPITTAGSQNYAFNTTVDLSAPGVYSVRAAASVSSDAQPFNDTLSFEIINEVASALPQGVDFEGFSGTNLDQLFPGWYEAYGVGAPSSIQNTPWVKSSTSQTTAFGSTTTTINLLGTQQHAWIVSPLFMVNALTEVSFEAAITDWLNTTPDAMGSDDSVRLMISTDCGENWTALLVFDAASQPNNSLTTHTVGLAAYAGQEVKVAFYATDGPIDDSEDYDFHLDHILISNPSANDVAVTELIAPNTVCGLTANESITVNLEQLGQLGMNTGDTVEVSVLVDGANLVEDTLILTQDFQSGDVLTHTFSGTFDFSAYANFGLEIWIDVNGDEASSNDTLDILVQHYEPVTVTAGWDSLVCVFADTLYPEPNYFGGTWSGLGVVDPEEGAISTAMIGTGNTATITYTYDAPYGIRSIPYNPTGITQADTVNLLDDQVIQIPIGFKFPFFDSLFSDIHLSSNGLIGFGAGTASSNNVALPSNSVIGNILAFAWMDWDPDNGNDGTISYTTVGTSPSRKFIITFDQVPSFSGLGNGVLSAQVVLLENLGTIEVHYTQLETDGANVTLGLQNLAQNDGVVFPLANNQPVSLLTTSFEIVPTPCGGSDSITITLNAAPSVSFAQDSLNLCPDDEITLVPAASGGTFMWNTGDTTAGVSVSTPGLYKLTVTGNDGQCAISDSVEVVEVTAPIVLVDSVLETGCAGETTGGIYLTLSGGVGPFDYLWTTGDTTLDLENLQSGSFSLLITDAAGCTHQFDTTVLATTQPLNTAFAADLPSCSGIEDGSLDLTVFGGAGPFSYEWSTGDTTEDLSEITSGVYVVTITDANGCEFLSDSVTLLSDNLAPSAGFDYEVAGGTITFTAQTSIADSFHWNFGDGVDAYGDSVVSHEYKSNGNYQVTLVVYNECGTDSITQLIMLESVSINSRLDNVWSVYPNPHGGQFNLMFSGNLGSQTQFRLYDSMGREIHREVYDRVSIGQLQQISLPQDLAEGVYIAQLHTAWGISVKRMMLKR, encoded by the coding sequence ATGACTTCTTCTGCTGTCAGCCGGGTATTCCTGCTACTTAGTCTCTTCCTTGCTCATCAGGGACTAATGGCGAATGGTGGGGAAACTTGCGGAAATGCCACAACCATCCTTGCCTTGCCCTACACGGACAATGGCAATACCTCTTTGGCCTTCGACGACTACAATGAAGCTTGCACCGCTCCCGTCACGGGGGGGCAAGATGTCGTCTATGCCTACACGCCCTCGATCAATGAAACGGTCAATATCTCCCTCTGTGGAGGATTGTCTAATTTCGATACGAAACTTTACGTCTACCAAAATGCCTGCCCAGCTGCAGGAAGCGGGACCACTGGGACACAAGTTGCCTGCAACGATGACGAATGCGACAACTTCCCCATCTACAACTCTCCCTATCTCTCGGCCATCTCCAACCTGAGTTTGACCGCGGGAAATACCTATTACATCGTCGTGGATGGGTATAGCAACACCGAATTCGGAGATTATACCTTGACGATCGAAGCTGCTCCCGGCGATGTGGGGGTGTCCGCTGCCATCGGTCCTCTGGTGGGATGCAATCTCACTGCCAATGAACAGGTGAGCGTAACTGTCACCAATTATGGAACGGATGCGACGAATATCAGCATGTACCTTGAGGTCAATGGCCAAGTCATCGCCAATGAACTTCTCCCCGGACCCATCACCACAGCAGGTTCTCAAAATTATGCCTTCAACACCACCGTGGACTTGTCCGCACCGGGTGTCTACTCGGTGAGAGCAGCAGCTTCGGTGAGTTCCGATGCACAGCCCTTCAACGATACCCTGAGTTTCGAGATCATCAATGAGGTGGCTTCGGCACTTCCACAAGGCGTCGATTTCGAAGGATTCTCCGGAACCAATCTCGATCAGCTGTTCCCCGGCTGGTATGAAGCCTATGGAGTAGGGGCGCCTTCCTCCATCCAAAATACCCCTTGGGTCAAAAGCAGTACCAGCCAGACGACGGCTTTCGGTTCCACCACGACCACCATCAATTTGTTGGGTACTCAGCAACACGCTTGGATCGTGAGTCCATTGTTCATGGTGAATGCCCTGACTGAGGTCTCCTTCGAGGCTGCGATTACGGACTGGCTCAATACCACGCCAGATGCGATGGGAAGCGATGACAGTGTGAGATTGATGATTTCCACGGATTGCGGGGAAAATTGGACCGCGCTGTTGGTATTCGATGCGGCCAGTCAACCGAATAATTCGCTCACAACCCATACGGTGGGATTGGCGGCTTACGCGGGGCAGGAAGTGAAAGTGGCTTTCTACGCTACCGATGGTCCCATCGACGATTCCGAAGACTATGACTTTCACCTCGATCATATCCTCATCTCCAATCCTTCTGCCAATGATGTTGCAGTCACAGAATTGATCGCGCCCAATACAGTCTGCGGACTTACTGCGAATGAATCCATTACGGTCAATCTTGAGCAACTGGGACAATTGGGCATGAATACAGGCGATACTGTGGAGGTTTCCGTGCTGGTGGATGGCGCCAACTTGGTGGAAGATACCCTCATTCTCACGCAGGATTTTCAGTCTGGCGATGTGCTGACACATACCTTCTCCGGCACATTTGATTTCTCTGCCTACGCCAATTTTGGCCTCGAAATCTGGATCGATGTCAATGGCGATGAAGCCTCCTCCAATGATACACTCGATATCTTGGTGCAGCATTACGAGCCCGTGACCGTTACGGCAGGCTGGGATTCCCTCGTCTGTGTGTTCGCAGATACCCTCTACCCGGAGCCCAACTACTTCGGAGGAACTTGGTCAGGACTTGGCGTTGTCGACCCCGAAGAAGGAGCCATCAGTACTGCCATGATCGGTACAGGAAACACAGCTACGATCACCTACACCTACGATGCGCCTTATGGCATTCGCTCGATTCCCTACAATCCGACTGGAATCACCCAAGCGGATACCGTGAATTTGCTGGATGACCAAGTGATCCAGATCCCGATTGGGTTCAAGTTCCCATTCTTCGATTCCCTGTTTTCGGATATTCACCTCAGCTCCAATGGATTGATCGGATTCGGAGCTGGTACCGCTTCTTCGAATAACGTCGCGCTTCCAAGCAACAGCGTCATCGGCAATATCCTCGCATTTGCATGGATGGATTGGGACCCTGACAATGGCAATGACGGGACCATTTCCTACACGACGGTGGGTACGTCTCCGAGCCGAAAGTTCATCATTACCTTCGATCAGGTACCTTCTTTCTCCGGACTGGGGAATGGCGTTTTGTCCGCACAGGTGGTATTGTTGGAAAACTTGGGGACCATCGAGGTTCACTACACCCAGCTGGAGACGGATGGTGCAAATGTTACCTTGGGACTGCAGAACCTTGCACAGAACGATGGCGTGGTATTCCCATTGGCCAACAACCAACCCGTTTCGTTGCTGACGACTTCCTTCGAGATCGTGCCCACACCCTGTGGAGGATCTGATTCCATCACCATCACCCTGAATGCGGCACCTAGCGTTTCATTTGCCCAAGACTCCTTGAATCTTTGCCCGGATGATGAGATCACACTGGTCCCTGCGGCATCTGGCGGTACATTCATGTGGAATACTGGCGATACGACTGCTGGGGTGAGCGTCTCTACGCCCGGTCTCTACAAGCTGACAGTCACCGGAAATGACGGCCAGTGCGCCATCTCCGACAGCGTGGAAGTAGTGGAGGTCACTGCCCCCATCGTCCTCGTGGATTCTGTGCTTGAAACAGGCTGCGCGGGCGAAACCACGGGCGGCATTTACCTGACGCTCTCCGGTGGGGTAGGGCCATTTGACTACCTCTGGACAACCGGCGATACGACCTTGGATCTGGAGAATCTCCAATCCGGTAGCTTCAGCTTGCTCATCACGGATGCCGCGGGTTGTACCCATCAGTTTGATACCACCGTGCTGGCGACGACCCAGCCTTTGAATACAGCTTTTGCAGCAGACTTGCCTTCATGCTCCGGCATTGAGGATGGATCTTTGGACCTGACCGTTTTCGGCGGTGCTGGGCCTTTTTCCTACGAATGGTCTACTGGCGATACAACCGAGGATCTGTCCGAAATCACCTCTGGGGTCTATGTGGTGACCATCACCGATGCCAATGGCTGCGAGTTCCTTTCGGATAGCGTGACATTGCTCTCGGACAATCTGGCTCCATCCGCAGGATTTGATTACGAAGTGGCAGGCGGTACGATCACCTTCACCGCGCAGACCAGCATTGCGGATAGCTTCCACTGGAACTTTGGCGATGGTGTGGATGCTTACGGCGATTCCGTCGTTTCCCACGAGTACAAATCCAACGGCAATTATCAAGTTACCTTGGTGGTGTACAACGAGTGCGGGACGGATTCCATCACACAGTTGATCATGTTGGAAAGTGTGTCCATCAACTCTCGACTGGACAACGTATGGTCGGTGTACCCGAATCCGCATGGCGGCCAGTTCAATCTGATGTTCTCCGGCAATCTCGGTTCACAGACACAGTTCCGCCTCTACGATTCTATGGGCCGCGAAATCCATCGCGAGGTGTATGATCGCGTTTCCATCGGACAATTGCAGCAGATTTCCCTTCCGCAAGATCTGGCTGAAGGCGTTTACATTGCCCAGCTCCACACCGCTTGGGGCATTTCGGTCAAGCGCATGATGCTGAAACGCTAG
- a CDS encoding thioredoxin-like domain-containing protein → MMKQLRLTFGLLMLGLTTVSLTAQDRHKIEVEIAGFTGSEAYLGYYLADKTYLLDTAAVEDGKFVFQGDDPLDKGMYLVVFPPENNYFEVVIDKDQTFSVSTSYPEFVKNMKVKGSKENQVMYDDLHFLDEQRQTAIALQADLEGLEEGSEAHTAISEQLAAISNEVEDYRNNFIAEDPEMLYAKMLTSLKQVDVPESPVDENGEEIDPSFRFRYYRDHFFDYVDFTDDRLLRTPILFDKVKTYFEKLVMKHPDSIIAQIDPIIEKAGDNFEVYQNLVVHFTNQYATSKIMGMDAVYVHMVEQYYMHEEKTPWVDEEQRKKMRDRAYATSKTILGRPAPDFSVKDINGDTQSVHGIEAEYTLLYFWDYDCGHCKTITPKLSEALKDYSEYDIKLMSVNINGDETVWKERVKKYELDQDFMIPTHDAYRTSGFDQLYDIRSTPRLFILDKDKKIVAKQISVESMREILDSMLGIERPAEPESENASEESESAGH, encoded by the coding sequence ATGATGAAGCAATTGCGCCTGACTTTCGGATTGCTGATGCTTGGTTTGACCACAGTCTCCCTCACGGCTCAAGACCGTCACAAAATCGAAGTGGAGATTGCTGGATTTACCGGGTCGGAAGCATATCTGGGGTATTATCTCGCCGACAAGACCTACCTGCTCGACACAGCCGCTGTCGAAGACGGAAAATTCGTATTCCAAGGGGACGACCCATTGGACAAAGGGATGTACCTCGTGGTATTTCCACCTGAGAACAACTATTTCGAGGTCGTGATAGACAAGGACCAGACATTCTCCGTGTCGACTTCCTATCCCGAATTCGTCAAAAACATGAAGGTCAAGGGCTCCAAGGAAAACCAAGTCATGTACGATGACCTTCACTTCTTGGATGAACAACGCCAAACTGCGATCGCTCTTCAGGCCGATCTGGAAGGCTTGGAGGAAGGCTCCGAGGCCCATACCGCCATCTCCGAGCAATTGGCGGCGATCAGCAATGAAGTAGAAGATTACCGCAACAATTTCATCGCCGAAGATCCTGAGATGCTTTACGCCAAGATGCTCACGTCCCTCAAGCAGGTGGACGTACCAGAATCTCCCGTGGATGAAAACGGCGAAGAAATCGACCCGAGCTTCCGTTTCCGATACTATCGCGACCACTTCTTTGACTATGTGGATTTCACGGATGATCGCCTCCTGCGCACCCCTATCCTGTTCGACAAGGTCAAAACCTACTTCGAAAAGCTCGTGATGAAGCACCCTGACTCCATCATCGCACAGATCGATCCCATCATCGAAAAGGCTGGAGACAATTTCGAAGTGTACCAGAACCTCGTCGTGCATTTCACCAACCAATATGCGACCTCCAAGATCATGGGCATGGATGCTGTCTATGTACACATGGTCGAGCAGTACTACATGCACGAGGAAAAGACGCCTTGGGTAGATGAGGAGCAGCGCAAAAAGATGAGAGATCGCGCATATGCGACCTCCAAGACCATTCTTGGTCGCCCAGCACCTGATTTCTCCGTGAAGGACATCAATGGCGATACCCAATCCGTTCATGGAATTGAGGCGGAATACACGCTCCTGTATTTTTGGGATTATGATTGCGGCCACTGCAAGACCATTACCCCCAAGTTGAGCGAGGCGCTGAAAGACTACTCCGAGTACGATATCAAGCTCATGTCCGTCAACATCAACGGCGATGAGACTGTCTGGAAGGAGCGCGTGAAGAAATACGAGCTGGATCAGGATTTCATGATCCCAACCCACGATGCGTATCGGACCAGTGGTTTCGACCAGTTGTACGATATCCGCTCTACGCCACGATTGTTCATCCTCGACAAGGACAAGAAGATCGTAGCCAAGCAGATCTCCGTGGAGAGTATGCGCGAGATTTTGGATTCCATGCTCGGCATCGAGCGCCCAGCGGAGCCTGAGTCTGAAAATGCGAGCGAAGAGAGTGAATCTGCTGGTCATTAG
- a CDS encoding thioredoxin family protein — MFRPITTIVGVSLLLFGAITSCAQSHPGPQEPEAASSLNAQAPFHKGIITLERPPDPKLGELAPDFSIIDMDGVPQSVHGIEATYTLLYFWDYECKRSMSFAPLLTAALEDYKAYDIKLMSVNINGDETVWKERVKALKLDQDYMVPLHDPYLKSGFAQLYAILSTPRLFILDKDKKLVARWISVEMMREILDHELGIERPAEPESENASEEVKSAGQ, encoded by the coding sequence ATGTTTAGACCTATCACAACCATAGTAGGGGTGTCCCTCCTACTCTTTGGCGCAATTACCTCATGTGCCCAGTCTCATCCCGGTCCTCAGGAACCTGAGGCTGCCTCCTCCTTGAATGCTCAGGCTCCCTTCCATAAAGGGATCATCACCCTAGAACGACCTCCAGACCCAAAACTCGGGGAGTTGGCACCTGATTTTTCGATCATCGATATGGATGGAGTCCCCCAATCGGTTCATGGGATTGAGGCCACCTACACTTTGCTGTATTTCTGGGATTATGAATGTAAGCGCAGTATGTCCTTCGCACCATTGCTTACTGCAGCATTGGAGGATTACAAAGCATACGATATCAAGCTCATGTCCGTCAACATCAATGGCGATGAGACTGTCTGGAAGGAGCGCGTGAAGGCACTCAAGTTAGATCAGGATTATATGGTTCCGCTTCACGACCCGTATCTTAAGAGTGGTTTCGCCCAGTTGTACGCTATTCTCTCTACGCCACGATTGTTCATCCTCGACAAGGACAAGAAGCTAGTAGCCAGATGGATCTCCGTGGAGATGATGCGCGAAATTTTGGACCATGAGCTCGGCATCGAGCGCCCAGCAGAGCCTGAGTCTGAAAATGCGAGCGAAGAGGTTAAGTCTGCCGGCCAGTAG
- a CDS encoding redoxin domain-containing protein: protein MRNQLTILLCILGMGWMASCSNSTGSTETTGSTVVAAVDNTPADDHYDITLNIPNQTADTAVLAYYMGDNRYVKDTALRVGSEFKFQGDEPLPKGLYLAVFMPGNNFFDFVVGKDQTFTLTTDTTDLAGNMQVDGAADNALFYEHVQYLNSQRVKMEELSKQRQALAEGDAQIQPLEDQMKALNEEVMNTRKELKANNPHSLAVKILTASDAPQVPDAPEGAPEDFQYRYYKAHYWDNLDIANDGLMRTPIMDKKVDEYLDRLVMQHPDSLIGEVDSLLMRSKMNDETFQHYLAYLLNKYADKANKIMGMDAVYLHIVEKYYAAGEAWWMDPDALEDIIEKAEKLSPIIIGRQGKDFGAKDENGQLKTLFGEQAELTILYFWDYDCGRCKKVTPELAKIYPDYKDQGVALYTVSINGDDDTWKKKLKEYGLTGIGATNVADPYRSSGFDDKYNINSTPKIFILDKDKVIRYKWIGVDQLPEILDRELNGETEE from the coding sequence ATGCGAAATCAACTGACGATTCTGCTGTGTATCCTCGGGATGGGTTGGATGGCATCTTGCTCCAATTCTACCGGTTCCACCGAGACAACAGGTAGCACAGTGGTAGCTGCCGTGGACAACACACCTGCAGACGACCACTACGATATCACCCTCAATATCCCCAATCAGACTGCCGATACTGCGGTGCTGGCCTATTACATGGGCGACAACCGCTACGTTAAGGACACGGCGCTGAGAGTGGGCTCCGAGTTCAAATTCCAAGGAGATGAGCCGCTGCCGAAAGGACTCTATCTGGCGGTGTTCATGCCGGGCAACAACTTCTTTGATTTCGTGGTCGGCAAGGATCAGACGTTTACCCTGACGACCGATACTACCGATCTGGCTGGAAATATGCAGGTCGATGGCGCTGCGGACAATGCACTATTCTATGAGCATGTCCAATACCTCAACAGTCAGCGAGTCAAGATGGAGGAGCTGTCCAAGCAACGTCAAGCACTTGCCGAGGGAGATGCACAGATTCAGCCGTTGGAGGATCAGATGAAGGCATTGAATGAAGAGGTGATGAATACCCGCAAGGAGCTCAAAGCCAATAATCCTCACTCTTTGGCTGTCAAAATCTTGACCGCTTCCGATGCCCCGCAGGTGCCAGATGCTCCAGAAGGTGCTCCCGAGGATTTCCAATACCGATACTACAAGGCCCACTATTGGGACAATCTCGATATCGCCAATGATGGCCTTATGCGTACGCCCATCATGGACAAGAAAGTCGATGAATACCTCGATCGTCTCGTGATGCAGCATCCTGATTCCCTCATCGGGGAGGTAGATAGCCTGCTCATGCGCTCCAAGATGAACGATGAGACCTTTCAGCACTACCTCGCGTACCTCTTGAACAAGTATGCCGACAAGGCCAACAAGATCATGGGCATGGACGCGGTGTACCTGCATATCGTGGAGAAGTACTATGCAGCGGGCGAAGCTTGGTGGATGGACCCAGACGCATTGGAAGACATCATCGAAAAGGCCGAAAAACTCAGCCCGATCATCATCGGTCGCCAAGGCAAAGACTTCGGTGCGAAGGATGAAAATGGCCAGCTCAAGACCTTGTTTGGGGAGCAGGCTGAATTGACTATCCTCTACTTCTGGGACTACGACTGTGGCCGATGCAAGAAAGTGACCCCAGAACTGGCCAAGATCTACCCAGACTACAAGGATCAGGGCGTTGCGCTCTACACCGTCTCTATCAATGGTGATGACGATACTTGGAAGAAAAAACTCAAGGAGTACGGGCTGACCGGTATCGGTGCTACCAATGTGGCAGATCCTTACCGTAGCTCAGGATTTGATGACAAGTACAACATCAACTCCACGCCCAAGATCTTTATCCTCGACAAGGACAAGGTCATCCGCTACAAGTGGATCGGCGTAGACCAACTCCCTGAGATCCTCGACCGCGAATTGAACGGCGAGACTGAGGAGTAA
- a CDS encoding SirB2 family protein, with translation MYTGLLHTHRLVVTLFLLIYLVKFILLIVNKEKLASWPKWARISEMVISFLFLLTGIGMLVMGAQTTPMVWVKIGIVLASIPLAVIGYKRENIALAGLSLLFLVGAYGIGEMNKAAKAKPQELADVAPAELVTDPADANYDIVAHGKVLFKQYNCISCHGEDGALGLSGAKKLSESVATDAEIAELLANGKNAMPPYPGLTEDEVKALTAYVKSFRP, from the coding sequence ATGTACACTGGATTGTTGCATACCCACCGCTTGGTGGTGACTTTGTTTCTCCTCATCTACTTGGTCAAGTTTATCCTCTTGATCGTCAACAAGGAGAAACTCGCTTCCTGGCCCAAGTGGGCTCGCATCTCCGAGATGGTCATCAGCTTCTTGTTCCTCCTCACAGGGATCGGCATGTTGGTGATGGGCGCTCAGACCACCCCGATGGTATGGGTGAAAATCGGCATCGTGCTCGCCTCCATTCCTTTGGCCGTCATCGGCTACAAACGTGAAAATATCGCGCTCGCAGGTTTGTCCCTCCTTTTCTTGGTAGGTGCCTACGGGATCGGCGAGATGAACAAGGCCGCAAAAGCGAAGCCGCAAGAATTGGCAGATGTCGCTCCCGCTGAATTGGTCACCGACCCTGCGGATGCCAATTACGACATCGTAGCTCATGGCAAGGTGCTGTTCAAACAGTACAACTGTATTTCCTGCCACGGGGAAGACGGTGCACTCGGGTTGTCCGGCGCCAAAAAATTGAGCGAAAGTGTTGCTACTGACGCTGAAATCGCTGAATTGCTCGCCAATGGTAAAAACGCCATGCCTCCATACCCCGGACTTACCGAGGATGAAGTCAAAGCTTTGACCGCTTACGTGAAGAGCTTCCGTCCATAA
- the fabG gene encoding 3-oxoacyl-[acyl-carrier-protein] reductase, translated as MKLLEGKIALVTGATRGIGRAIAETFAKQGATVVFTYRSSVEKAQSLEESLKAEGAECLSFQADAADFEATQNVINGTLEKFGRIDVIVNNAGITKDNLLLRMSEEQWDQVINTNLNSVFYTTKAALRAMLKQRAGSIINISSVVGLQGNAGQANYAASKAGMVGFTKSMAREVGSRGIRANVVAPGFIATEMTAELPEKELATWLEGIPLKRAGEPQDVADLCVFLASDMSNYITGQVFNVDGGMVMA; from the coding sequence ATGAAATTACTTGAAGGAAAAATTGCCCTGGTAACAGGAGCTACTCGAGGAATCGGACGCGCCATTGCGGAAACCTTCGCCAAGCAAGGTGCAACGGTCGTTTTCACTTATCGCTCGTCCGTGGAAAAGGCGCAATCGTTGGAGGAATCCCTCAAGGCTGAGGGGGCTGAATGCCTGTCCTTCCAAGCAGACGCCGCTGATTTTGAAGCTACTCAAAACGTCATAAACGGTACTTTGGAGAAATTCGGCCGCATCGACGTCATCGTCAACAATGCCGGTATCACCAAGGACAACCTGCTCCTCCGTATGAGCGAAGAGCAGTGGGATCAGGTCATCAACACCAACCTGAACTCCGTCTTCTACACTACCAAGGCTGCCCTCCGTGCCATGCTCAAGCAGCGTGCGGGTTCCATCATCAACATCAGTTCTGTAGTAGGACTGCAAGGTAATGCGGGACAGGCCAACTACGCCGCTTCCAAAGCAGGTATGGTCGGATTCACCAAGTCCATGGCCCGTGAGGTCGGAAGCCGCGGTATCCGTGCCAATGTCGTTGCCCCAGGATTCATCGCTACCGAGATGACTGCCGAATTGCCTGAAAAGGAGTTGGCCACTTGGTTGGAAGGAATTCCGTTGAAGCGTGCGGGTGAGCCTCAAGATGTGGCTGATCTATGTGTATTCCTCGCTTCTGACATGTCCAACTACATCACCGGACAGGTTTTCAATGTAGACGGCGGAATGGTCATGGCCTAA
- a CDS encoding VWA domain-containing protein: protein MNISFTYSPLFLLLIVPLAALAAWWMYRGTRDLLPRGVQMFLTGLRFLALCLIGLILLQPVITTLTRLTYPPIVAVLQDQTESLAVQRDSQFVRQQYPEQLKAFLSAFPTEDYQVDLYGFSTGLEGVVSPDSLRFDQVGTNLSDVLSDVEDLYQNQNLGAIVLVSDGISTAGVNPVYTVDGIREPVFTVLLGDTTTQQDLKIKEVLFNEIAYLETETPIRANIQSSGYKNAQVKVSLKSAGKVLDSETIKIGENDPEVSVDFLIKPKEVGIRQYVVEVSRLDQEITYRNNVQQIFINVLETRVKIGLFAGGPHPDLGALRMAFDRDERYELVEFIHKSPSTFYNDPGNANLEEFDLFILHNFPVNSQDRPWVTKLSELVKEQKKPVMYWVGQRNDLRIMGPLFEDMALAPSGFTPKSEEVIADFSREYRDHSTFTFEDSWLRWINSAPPIFRNQSTWQPKTTAEVFATAKIKNIALDYPVFALQNHLGRKNMVFVGENFWRYRQHSFVETDDFEMFDEWLFSVIKWLIVSDDKRKFKVAPTKKMFTGSEPVFFKGQAYDDSYNPISGVEIKMKLTAPDGKVTDYYLNEASQGQYFLELANLEQGTYRYAAEGFRNNVSIGKDRGQFSIGRSNVEHYQLQANRDLMEQLALRTGGEFALAQDFPALAADIQALPGLKPVIDYKKARKPLLDFWWLMVILLSMLSIEWVVRKLHSML, encoded by the coding sequence ATGAATATTTCATTTACCTACTCTCCACTGTTTCTCCTGTTGATCGTTCCGTTGGCTGCACTCGCTGCTTGGTGGATGTATCGGGGGACACGGGATCTACTTCCGAGAGGTGTACAAATGTTCCTGACCGGATTGCGGTTTTTGGCGTTGTGCCTGATCGGATTGATTCTGTTGCAACCGGTCATCACCACTTTGACGAGATTGACCTATCCGCCAATCGTAGCGGTGTTGCAGGATCAGACGGAGAGTTTGGCCGTACAGCGGGATTCTCAATTTGTCCGGCAACAATATCCGGAGCAACTGAAGGCGTTTTTGTCGGCTTTTCCGACGGAGGATTATCAGGTAGATTTGTATGGTTTTTCCACGGGATTGGAGGGAGTCGTTTCCCCGGATTCGCTTCGATTTGATCAAGTAGGGACCAATCTCTCTGATGTGTTGTCCGATGTGGAGGACCTGTATCAGAATCAAAACCTAGGCGCCATTGTCCTCGTCAGCGACGGGATCTCTACGGCTGGTGTCAATCCCGTCTACACCGTGGATGGCATCCGCGAGCCGGTCTTTACGGTGCTGTTGGGCGATACCACCACCCAACAGGATCTCAAGATCAAGGAGGTGCTGTTCAACGAAATTGCCTACCTCGAAACCGAAACCCCCATCCGTGCCAATATCCAAAGCTCGGGATACAAGAATGCCCAAGTTAAGGTTTCCCTCAAAAGTGCCGGAAAAGTACTCGACTCAGAGACCATCAAGATCGGGGAAAATGACCCCGAAGTGTCCGTCGATTTCCTTATCAAACCCAAAGAGGTGGGAATTCGCCAATATGTCGTGGAGGTCTCTCGCCTAGATCAGGAGATTACCTACCGCAACAATGTCCAGCAGATCTTCATCAATGTCCTCGAAACCCGAGTCAAAATCGGATTATTTGCGGGAGGACCTCACCCTGACTTGGGCGCACTGCGGATGGCTTTCGATCGGGATGAACGATACGAGCTGGTGGAATTCATCCACAAATCCCCCAGTACATTCTACAACGACCCGGGCAATGCCAATTTGGAGGAATTCGACCTCTTCATCCTGCACAACTTCCCCGTCAATTCGCAGGATAGACCTTGGGTCACCAAGCTTTCAGAACTCGTCAAGGAACAGAAAAAGCCCGTCATGTACTGGGTCGGTCAGCGCAATGACCTTCGGATCATGGGACCGCTTTTCGAAGATATGGCATTGGCACCGAGTGGATTCACGCCCAAGTCCGAAGAAGTGATCGCCGATTTCTCTAGAGAGTATCGCGACCATTCCACCTTCACATTTGAGGATAGCTGGCTGCGTTGGATCAATTCCGCCCCGCCGATTTTCCGCAATCAGTCTACTTGGCAACCCAAAACGACGGCTGAGGTATTCGCTACTGCCAAAATCAAGAACATTGCGCTCGACTATCCGGTGTTTGCCCTCCAGAACCATCTGGGCCGCAAAAACATGGTCTTCGTGGGCGAAAACTTCTGGCGCTATCGTCAGCATAGTTTCGTGGAGACGGATGACTTCGAGATGTTTGACGAATGGCTGTTCAGCGTCATCAAATGGTTGATCGTGTCCGACGACAAGCGCAAATTCAAAGTCGCACCCACCAAGAAAATGTTCACCGGCAGTGAACCCGTCTTTTTCAAGGGCCAGGCTTATGACGATAGCTACAACCCGATTTCAGGGGTGGAGATCAAAATGAAACTCACGGCTCCGGATGGCAAGGTGACGGACTATTACCTCAATGAAGCTTCACAGGGGCAGTACTTCTTGGAACTCGCCAATTTGGAGCAGGGAACCTATCGCTATGCCGCGGAGGGATTCCGAAACAATGTCAGCATCGGCAAGGACCGCGGGCAATTTTCCATCGGTCGATCCAATGTCGAGCACTACCAGCTCCAAGCCAATCGCGACCTCATGGAGCAGCTCGCGCTTCGGACAGGTGGCGAATTTGCATTGGCACAGGATTTCCCCGCACTCGCAGCGGACATTCAGGCGCTTCCCGGCCTCAAACCCGTGATCGATTACAAAAAGGCCCGCAAGCCGCTACTCGATTTCTGGTGGCTCATGGTGATTTTGCTCAGCATGCTCTCCATCGAGTGGGTCGTCCGGAAATTACACTCCATGCTCTAG